A genomic window from Erythrobacter sp. BLCC-B19 includes:
- a CDS encoding DUF481 domain-containing protein yields MAGTSKWRRIILAAILAGFATSAPAHAELPEPVRAMIDAAIATGDEAKVRVVADLARATNPADIDEINAIVAVFEAKMVAKHEAEAKAKEEQIRTAGLFENWSGKGELGGFRATGNTNNTGLTASLTLDRQGIDWRHRFTGRVDYQRNSGVTTREQYLARYEPNVNVSDNFYVYALAQYERDQFQGFDARYAISGGMGYQALKSDAVQLSLKAGPAYRVTEFTDGRSESRIAGLVGIDFDWNLTERLKLTQDTNAVAETGGSAIAIIDSRNTSIDIITGLDAAIARKLKARFSYAVEYDSNPAPGAVQTDTLSRVTLIYDF; encoded by the coding sequence ATGGCAGGCACGAGCAAATGGCGGCGCATCATCCTTGCAGCCATTTTGGCGGGGTTTGCGACGTCTGCCCCTGCCCACGCCGAGCTGCCCGAACCCGTGCGGGCCATGATCGATGCTGCGATAGCCACGGGCGATGAAGCCAAAGTGCGCGTCGTCGCCGATCTTGCCCGCGCCACCAACCCTGCCGACATCGACGAGATCAACGCCATCGTCGCTGTTTTCGAGGCGAAGATGGTGGCCAAGCACGAGGCAGAAGCCAAGGCGAAGGAAGAGCAGATCCGCACCGCCGGGCTGTTCGAAAACTGGAGCGGCAAGGGTGAATTGGGGGGCTTCCGCGCCACCGGCAACACCAACAACACCGGGCTAACCGCCAGCCTGACGCTCGACCGACAGGGGATCGACTGGCGCCATCGCTTCACCGGCCGGGTCGATTACCAGCGCAACAGCGGCGTGACCACGCGCGAGCAATATCTGGCGCGTTACGAACCCAACGTGAATGTCTCAGACAATTTCTATGTCTATGCCCTCGCGCAGTATGAACGCGACCAGTTTCAGGGCTTTGATGCGCGCTACGCGATCTCGGGCGGGATGGGATACCAGGCGCTCAAATCCGACGCGGTGCAGCTTTCGCTGAAAGCGGGACCGGCCTACCGCGTGACCGAATTCACCGACGGCCGCAGCGAAAGCCGCATTGCCGGACTGGTGGGGATCGATTTCGACTGGAACCTGACCGAACGCCTGAAGCTGACGCAAGATACCAATGCGGTGGCAGAAACAGGCGGATCGGCGATTGCGATCATCGATTCGCGCAATACCTCGATCGACATCATCACCGGCCTCGACGCGGCCATCGCGCGCAAGCTGAAGGCGCGGTTTTCCTATGCGGTCGAATATGACAGCAACCCGGCCCCCGGCGCGGTGCAGACTGACACGCTCAGCCGCGTGACGCTGATCTATGATTTCTGA
- a CDS encoding spermidine synthase codes for MLQRELIDTAQIEDGVLLELYTHAGHFMIVMGRNELMSTRMRFSEEQLADLTIDRLGKDNARILIGGYGMGFTYRAAAAKLGQKAQIVVAEISEAIIDWAKGPMAALTGEGLSDPRLDLKICDVAALIDDANDGTCAKFDAILLDVDNGPDGIVRDANNRIYSRTGLAKARDALKPGGILAVWSAGPDPAFRKRLYDTGLTVTEWNVRSRPNNKGAHHIIWFAQKS; via the coding sequence ATGCTCCAGCGCGAACTGATCGACACCGCCCAGATCGAGGATGGCGTCCTCCTCGAACTCTATACCCATGCCGGTCACTTCATGATCGTGATGGGCCGCAACGAGCTGATGAGCACGCGGATGCGGTTCTCGGAAGAGCAGCTGGCCGATCTCACCATCGACCGGCTGGGCAAGGACAATGCGCGTATCCTGATCGGCGGCTACGGGATGGGCTTCACCTACCGGGCAGCGGCGGCCAAGCTGGGGCAGAAGGCGCAGATCGTGGTCGCGGAGATTTCCGAGGCGATCATCGATTGGGCCAAGGGGCCGATGGCCGCGCTGACGGGCGAGGGTCTGTCGGACCCGCGGCTCGACCTCAAGATCTGCGATGTCGCTGCGCTGATCGACGATGCCAATGACGGCACCTGCGCCAAGTTCGATGCTATCCTGCTCGATGTCGACAACGGTCCCGACGGGATCGTGCGCGATGCCAACAACCGCATCTATTCGCGCACCGGGCTTGCCAAGGCGAGAGACGCGCTGAAGCCGGGCGGCATCCTCGCGGTGTGGTCAGCCGGGCCAGACCCTGCCTTCCGCAAGCGGCTCTATGATACGGGGCTGACGGTGACCGAATGGAACGTTCGATCGCGCCCGAACAATAAGGGCGCGCATCACATCATCTGGTTCGCTCAGAAATCATAG
- the pnp gene encoding polyribonucleotide nucleotidyltransferase, with product MFDTKTVSLEWGGKTLTLETGRIARQADGAVLATYGETVVLCAVTAAKSVKEGQDFFPLTVHYQEKFSAAGRIPGGFFKRERGATEKETLTSRLIDRPIRPLFPEGFYNEINVIAQVLSFDGETEADIVAMIAASAALTISGVPFMGPIGAARVGYVDGEYTLNPKQDKALAEGRLDLVVAATDKAVMMVESEAKELTEEEMLGAVMFAHDEIRKVIGAIVELAEKAAKDPWDIDVSDNTADIKAKLKELVGADIAAAYKLTDKSARSNALNEARAKAKAAFADETPQTQMVAIKTMKKVEADIVRTAILKEGSRIDGRKLDQVRPIEAIVGFLPRTHGSSLFTRGETQAICTTTLGTKDSEQMIDGLEGLSYSSFMLHYNFPPYSVGEVGRFGAPGRREVGHGKLAWRALNPVLPSKEDFPYTIRVLSDITESNGSSSMATVCGGCLSMMDAGVPVKAPVSGIAMGLILEGDEFAVLSDILGDEDHLGDMDFKVAGTAEGITTMQMDIKVAGITQEIMAKALEQAKAGRQHILGEMAKALTGARTEVSKHAPRIETIQIDKSKIRDVIGTGGKVIREIVAETGAKVDIDDEGVIKISSSNLDEIEAAKKWILGIVEEAEVGKIYNGKVVNIVDFGAFVNFMGGKDGLVHVSEMRNERVEKPTDVVSEGMEVKVKVLEIDQRGKVRLSMRVVDQETGEELEDTRPPREPREPRGDRGDRGDRRGPRGGGDRGRGGDRGGRGGDRGGRERDSGPAGLPDFLKD from the coding sequence ATGTTCGACACGAAAACCGTATCGCTGGAGTGGGGCGGAAAGACCCTCACTCTGGAAACCGGGCGCATTGCCCGTCAGGCCGATGGCGCCGTTCTGGCCACCTATGGCGAAACCGTGGTGCTGTGCGCCGTGACCGCCGCCAAGAGCGTCAAGGAAGGGCAGGACTTCTTCCCGCTCACCGTCCACTATCAGGAAAAGTTCTCGGCTGCCGGCCGTATCCCCGGCGGCTTCTTCAAGCGTGAACGCGGCGCGACCGAGAAGGAAACGCTCACCAGCCGCCTGATCGACCGTCCGATCCGTCCGCTGTTCCCCGAAGGCTTCTACAACGAGATCAACGTGATCGCGCAGGTCCTGTCGTTCGACGGCGAGACCGAAGCGGACATCGTTGCCATGATCGCCGCGTCGGCTGCGCTGACCATCTCGGGCGTGCCCTTCATGGGCCCGATCGGCGCCGCGCGCGTCGGCTATGTCGATGGCGAATACACGCTGAACCCGAAGCAGGACAAGGCGCTCGCTGAAGGCCGTCTCGACCTCGTGGTCGCCGCGACCGACAAGGCCGTGATGATGGTCGAATCCGAAGCCAAGGAACTGACCGAGGAAGAAATGCTCGGCGCTGTCATGTTCGCGCATGACGAGATCCGCAAGGTGATCGGCGCGATCGTCGAGCTGGCCGAGAAGGCCGCCAAGGATCCGTGGGACATCGACGTCAGCGACAACACCGCCGACATCAAGGCGAAGCTCAAGGAACTGGTCGGCGCCGATATCGCCGCAGCCTACAAGCTCACCGACAAGTCGGCGCGTTCGAACGCGCTGAACGAGGCGCGGGCCAAGGCCAAGGCGGCGTTTGCCGACGAAACCCCGCAGACCCAGATGGTCGCGATCAAGACCATGAAGAAGGTCGAAGCGGACATCGTGCGCACCGCCATCCTCAAGGAAGGTTCGCGCATCGATGGTCGCAAGCTCGATCAGGTGCGTCCGATCGAAGCGATCGTCGGCTTCCTGCCGCGCACCCACGGCTCGTCGCTGTTCACCCGCGGCGAGACTCAGGCGATCTGCACCACCACCTTGGGCACCAAGGACAGCGAGCAGATGATCGACGGGCTCGAAGGCCTCAGCTATTCCAGCTTCATGCTTCACTACAACTTCCCGCCCTATTCGGTCGGTGAAGTGGGCCGCTTCGGCGCGCCGGGTCGCCGCGAAGTCGGTCACGGCAAGCTCGCCTGGCGCGCGCTGAACCCCGTGCTGCCGAGCAAGGAAGACTTCCCCTACACGATCCGCGTTCTCAGCGACATCACCGAGTCGAACGGCTCGTCCTCGATGGCGACCGTGTGCGGCGGCTGTCTGTCGATGATGGACGCAGGCGTGCCGGTGAAGGCGCCTGTCAGCGGCATCGCGATGGGCCTGATCCTCGAAGGTGACGAATTCGCCGTCCTCTCGGACATTCTGGGCGATGAAGACCACCTCGGCGACATGGACTTCAAGGTTGCCGGGACCGCCGAAGGCATCACCACGATGCAGATGGACATCAAGGTCGCCGGCATCACGCAGGAGATCATGGCCAAGGCGCTCGAGCAGGCCAAGGCCGGCCGTCAGCACATCCTCGGCGAAATGGCCAAGGCGCTGACCGGTGCCCGCACCGAAGTCAGCAAGCACGCGCCGCGCATCGAGACGATCCAGATCGACAAGTCGAAGATCCGTGACGTCATCGGCACCGGCGGCAAGGTGATCCGCGAGATCGTCGCCGAAACCGGCGCCAAGGTCGACATCGACGATGAAGGCGTAATCAAGATCTCGTCTTCGAACCTCGACGAGATCGAAGCGGCGAAGAAGTGGATCCTCGGCATCGTCGAGGAAGCCGAAGTCGGCAAGATCTACAACGGCAAGGTCGTGAACATCGTCGATTTCGGCGCTTTCGTGAACTTCATGGGCGGCAAGGACGGTCTCGTCCACGTCTCGGAAATGCGCAACGAGCGGGTCGAGAAGCCCACCGATGTCGTCTCCGAAGGCATGGAAGTGAAGGTCAAGGTCCTCGAGATCGACCAGCGCGGCAAGGTTCGCCTGTCGATGCGCGTCGTCGACCAGGAAACCGGTGAAGAGCTGGAAGACACCCGTCCGCCCCGCGAACCGCGCGAACCGCGCGGTGATCGTGGCGACCGCGGCGATCGTCGTGGCCCGCGTGGCGGCGGCGACCGTGGGCGCGGCGGTGATCGCGGCGGTCGCGGTGGTGACCGCGGCGGGCGCGAGCGTGACAGCGGCCCGGCGGGTCTGCCTGACTTCCTGAAGGACTAA
- the rpsO gene encoding 30S ribosomal protein S15 — translation MSVTAEKKQEVIASNARDPKDTGSPEVQVAILTERIRNLTEHFKDHHKDNHSRRGLLMMVNKRRTLLAYLKKKDVERYNALIQKLGLRK, via the coding sequence ATGTCGGTGACCGCCGAAAAGAAGCAGGAAGTTATTGCCTCGAACGCCCGTGATCCCAAGGACACCGGCAGCCCGGAAGTTCAGGTCGCGATCCTCACCGAGCGCATCCGCAACCTCACCGAGCACTTCAAGGATCACCACAAGGACAACCACTCGCGTCGTGGCCTGCTGATGATGGTCAACAAGCGTCGCACGCTGCTGGCCTATCTCAAGAAGAAGGATGTCGAGCGCTACAACGCGCTGATCCAGAAGCTGGGCCTGCGTAAGTAA
- the truB gene encoding tRNA pseudouridine(55) synthase TruB: MSGPLSGWLILDKPRGMGSTQGVGAVKRVLRQNGYAKTKVGHGGTLDPLAEGVLPIALGEATKLAGRMLDASKIYEFTVQFGQETDTLDTEGPVIATSDVRPTLAQVEAMLPRFTGPIEQVPPAYSALKVDGQRAYDLARSGQAVELKSRSVTIHALTVRPEPVEGLHFSSEVKSRASTSSGRTELESITLEAHVSKGTYIRSLARDIAHALGTCGHVTYLRRIKAGPFHEAQAISLDKLEQTAKGAGLEHLLLPLEAGLDDIPALSLDQTSAQAVRQGRVLSGMPQSSGLYLAKLGCVPVALMEISDGTATVVRGFNCPDVAE; the protein is encoded by the coding sequence ATGAGTGGGCCGCTGTCAGGCTGGCTGATCCTCGACAAGCCGCGCGGCATGGGTTCGACGCAGGGCGTTGGCGCGGTCAAGCGGGTGCTGCGCCAGAACGGCTATGCCAAGACCAAGGTCGGCCACGGCGGGACGCTCGATCCGCTCGCCGAGGGCGTGCTGCCGATCGCGCTCGGTGAGGCGACCAAGCTTGCCGGGCGGATGCTGGATGCGAGCAAGATCTACGAGTTCACCGTGCAGTTCGGGCAGGAGACCGACACGCTCGACACCGAAGGGCCGGTGATCGCCACCAGCGATGTGCGCCCGACGCTGGCGCAAGTGGAGGCGATGCTGCCGCGGTTTACGGGGCCGATCGAGCAGGTGCCGCCGGCCTACTCCGCGCTCAAGGTCGATGGCCAGCGCGCCTATGATCTGGCGCGCAGCGGGCAGGCGGTGGAGCTGAAGTCCCGCAGCGTGACCATTCACGCTCTCACCGTTCGCCCTGAGCCTGTCGAAGGGCTGCACTTTTCTTCCGAAGTGAAGAGCAGGGCTTCGACAAGCTCAGGGCGAACGGAACTGGAAAGCATTACCCTGGAAGCCCACGTCTCCAAGGGCACCTATATCCGCTCCCTCGCGCGCGACATCGCGCACGCTCTTGGCACCTGCGGCCATGTCACCTATCTGAGGCGCATCAAGGCAGGCCCGTTCCATGAAGCCCAAGCGATTTCGCTGGACAAACTGGAGCAAACCGCTAAGGGCGCAGGCCTTGAACACCTCCTCCTGCCGTTGGAGGCAGGGCTGGACGACATCCCGGCCCTAAGCCTCGACCAGACAAGCGCGCAGGCGGTCCGACAGGGCCGGGTGCTGTCTGGAATGCCCCAATCATCCGGGCTCTACCTTGCGAAACTGGGCTGCGTCCCGGTCGCGCTGATGGAAATATCGGATGGGACGGCCACGGTCGTCAGGGGTTTCAACTGTCCCGATGTCGCTGAGTAG
- a CDS encoding thymidine kinase: MAKLYFYYASMNAGKSSHLLQADFNYRERGMRTMLWTAALDSRSGGLVKSRIGLESEAHKFHPDTDLWSTISAAHKVEPLDCVLVDEAQFLGPEQVWQLARLADEGGIPVLCYGLRTDFQGELFPGSAVLLGIADALVELKAVCHCGRKATMNLRVDASGAAVRQGQQTEIGGNDRYVALCRKHFSEALRG, translated from the coding sequence ATGGCCAAGCTCTATTTCTACTATGCCAGCATGAACGCAGGCAAATCCTCGCACCTGTTGCAGGCCGATTTCAATTATCGCGAGCGGGGGATGCGCACCATGCTGTGGACCGCCGCGCTCGACAGTCGTTCGGGCGGGCTGGTGAAGAGCCGCATCGGGCTGGAGAGCGAGGCGCACAAATTCCATCCCGACACCGATCTTTGGTCGACCATCAGCGCCGCGCACAAGGTGGAGCCGCTCGATTGCGTGCTGGTGGATGAGGCGCAGTTCCTTGGGCCTGAGCAGGTGTGGCAATTGGCGCGGCTGGCGGACGAGGGCGGTATTCCGGTGCTGTGCTATGGCTTGCGCACGGATTTTCAGGGGGAACTGTTCCCCGGATCGGCGGTGCTGCTGGGGATTGCGGATGCCTTGGTGGAACTCAAGGCCGTGTGCCATTGCGGGCGCAAAGCGACGATGAACCTGCGGGTCGATGCCAGCGGTGCGGCGGTCCGCCAAGGCCAGCAGACCGAGATCGGCGGGAATGACCGCTATGTCGCGCTGTGCCGCAAGCATTTCTCCGAGGCTCTCAGGGGATGA
- a CDS encoding YceI family protein yields MLALLGLSALAQAASAPLRYTLDASASNVAAKVPFFGLASKTARFPRMEGAVTIVPGAPEKALIDVTFDATAIEAPDSVTLERLRGEKFFWVEKYPTIRFVGRSLKLASPTKGTVSGELTARGVTRPASLVVTFTADPIAQAGKPVSFTGTTTIDRRDFGMKAYQLIVGNKVDITLKARMVPR; encoded by the coding sequence TTGCTGGCCCTGCTGGGGCTGTCGGCGCTTGCCCAGGCGGCGAGCGCGCCGCTGCGCTACACGCTCGATGCCTCCGCGAGCAATGTTGCAGCCAAGGTGCCGTTCTTCGGGCTGGCCAGCAAGACGGCGCGCTTCCCGCGGATGGAAGGCGCGGTCACCATCGTTCCCGGCGCGCCCGAGAAGGCGCTGATCGACGTCACCTTCGATGCGACCGCAATCGAAGCGCCCGACAGCGTCACGCTGGAACGTCTGCGCGGCGAGAAGTTCTTCTGGGTCGAAAAATACCCGACGATCCGCTTCGTCGGCCGATCCTTGAAGCTCGCCAGCCCGACAAAGGGCACCGTCTCGGGCGAGCTCACCGCGCGCGGCGTCACCCGTCCGGCGAGCCTCGTGGTGACCTTCACCGCCGATCCGATTGCGCAGGCGGGCAAGCCGGTCAGCTTTACCGGCACGACGACGATCGACCGTCGGGACTTCGGGATGAAGGCCTATCAGCTGATCGTCGGCAACAAGGTCGACATCACCCTGAAAGCGCGGATGGTGCCGCGCTAG
- the rbfA gene encoding 30S ribosome-binding factor RbfA, with product MAKQPFTAEQQSVRVLKVGERVRHILSELLARGEVHDDVVSASHISVTEVRMTPDLRHATAYVKPLLGAADDDIVHALRQNTAFLQREVAQRLGLKFAPKLKFRKDESFAEADRIEALLRDPKVLRDLEDEE from the coding sequence ATGGCCAAGCAACCCTTCACCGCCGAACAGCAATCCGTGCGCGTCCTCAAGGTCGGGGAGCGGGTGCGGCATATCCTGTCGGAACTGCTCGCGCGCGGCGAGGTGCATGACGATGTGGTGAGCGCTTCGCACATTTCGGTGACGGAAGTGCGCATGACCCCCGATCTGCGCCATGCGACCGCTTACGTGAAGCCGCTGCTTGGCGCAGCCGATGACGATATCGTCCACGCCTTGCGCCAGAACACCGCCTTCCTCCAGCGTGAGGTCGCCCAGCGATTGGGCCTCAAATTCGCGCCCAAGCTCAAGTTCCGCAAGGACGAGAGCTTTGCCGAAGCCGACCGGATCGAGGCGCTGCTGCGCGACCCCAAGGTGCTGCGCGATCTTGAGGACGAGGAATAA
- a CDS encoding PaaI family thioesterase, whose amino-acid sequence MGEYEPGEGSWVQSPHTALLGSEFVRFDEATQTATMRFTVKREVCTWRGGVQGGLVAGYLDDVMGYAYVAATGGVMAPLNLDISMSLIRLIPEGATIIGTGRVVKAGQRVVFLEGELRGEDGTIYARSTSTAIPTPRPTPEVTGLER is encoded by the coding sequence ATGGGAGAGTATGAACCGGGAGAGGGCTCATGGGTCCAATCCCCCCATACCGCGCTGCTGGGTTCCGAGTTCGTCAGATTCGACGAGGCGACCCAGACGGCGACCATGCGCTTCACCGTCAAGCGCGAGGTTTGCACCTGGCGCGGGGGCGTGCAGGGCGGGCTGGTGGCCGGTTATCTCGATGATGTGATGGGCTATGCCTATGTCGCGGCCACGGGCGGCGTCATGGCGCCGCTTAACCTCGACATTTCCATGAGCCTCATCCGTCTGATCCCCGAGGGCGCGACCATCATCGGCACCGGCCGGGTGGTGAAGGCGGGCCAGCGCGTGGTGTTCCTTGAAGGCGAGTTGCGGGGCGAGGACGGGACGATCTACGCCCGTTCCACCAGCACCGCGATCCCGACCCCGCGCCCGACGCCCGAAGTCACGGGGCTTGAGCGCTGA